The Etheostoma spectabile isolate EspeVRDwgs_2016 chromosome 24, UIUC_Espe_1.0, whole genome shotgun sequence genome contains a region encoding:
- the si:dkey-1h24.6 gene encoding uncharacterized protein si:dkey-1h24.6 — protein MRACWMFMILLSCSLSRATKSQSIPKDRLEIVCVPANDNVSVPCPELEGEDVTFKLFKEDKMIYNHTYNAEKNNASHGKPPYTRVGVELHQNKENKPDSFMLTGVNASSYGIYRCEYVVTYPPPLKTVPSTLRILLLVEGDHCKFNKTYSKPTTGEDQKNGFLWVWILALVLFGIYSLIVTIIASIIWVKWRGSDSQSDYMNTKPKATRNRKKRGFQNPIPRYF, from the exons ATGAGAGCTTGCTGGATGTTCATGATCCTCCTGAGCTGCAGCTTATCTCGTGCAACTAAGTCTCAGAGCATACCCAAAG ACCGGCTGGAAATCGTCTGTGTACCTGCCAATGACAACGTGTCCGTGCCTTGCCCAGAGCTGGAAGGCGAGGATGtgacttttaaactttttaaagaaGACAAAATGATTTACAACCATACATACAACGCAGAGAAAAACAATGCATCTCACGGTAAACCACCATACACCAGGGTTGGCGTAGAACTgcatcaaaacaaagaaaacaaaccagACAGCTTCATGCTCACTGGAGTGAATGCCAGTAGCTATGGTATCTACAGATGTGAGTACGTCGTCACGTACCCGCCCCCCCTCAAAACAGTGCCAAGTACTCTACGGATCCTGTTACTTGTTGAAG GAGACCACTGCAAGTTCAATAAAACTTACAGTAAGCCTACAACAGGAGAAGATCAGAAGAATGGATTTCTTTGGGTTTGGATCCTGGCGCTCGTCCTTTTTGGCATCTACAGCCTAATTGTCACCATTATTGCCAGCATCATCTGG GTCAAGTGGAGGGGGTCGGATTCCCAGAGTGACTACATGAACACCAAACCCAAAGCAACAAGGAACCGCAAGAAAAGAGGGTTTCAAAATCCTATACCACGATACTTCTGA
- the fastkd2 gene encoding FAST kinase domain-containing protein 2, mitochondrial: MSARVTEEVMRWGLRFCSRMSLWQQRSFLETTSIKDKSFPSQQLAHIWGTRQSQACLDRSIASSVRYYSQCNTYNADLEEKEQNLSSPLADSSLLAEIQPDATASRQKQKSSPFMEHLQRCGSPSDVLDLTCQYSPTVRQVSNCLTHIWSITKKMSDDQRRYELQLMFEHPAFDSLLQKAMKRVGNMRNDDMAHSLLSMVKLGVPQNSRVVQTFLRSCQENLNDFDEKALSILASCLEHMEDCTNVVALKEGMRLVVEARLPRIKNVMALQTMMRLLGKDAPLDLKRKLEAKALSMKDQFSLPNTQYMISTMATMGFYSRPLLDVCSKTIKENLQGIPFNRLFTVLQSCWKLHYRDVELLTGISDYVASTTDIWTKKQVVLFLSMFENLAFCPAALMGAFADKVIANPDALTRKDLLCVLKVYSSLNYDLQHQRQQFLDRLSQALDSYLPKMSGFELLKTVYHLCLMGHFPSAPLEQLLQSSTLEKFKTTAPRFLPSQERMFQTVNLCLRLEGPPLPQPLTVPPSVLGDPGPSSLSVNPLLSQGLQTMLGDQADTMLQEMVMVEKFYLIDCVITKPLPDQTPVTEASGCAGVEGSPAESSQRIAVICAPRSGFCYGTSNPRGHLAVKIRHLKLLGYDPVLVPEHELQSATEEKKTDFLRGHIFPHHKRADTQPKAEHPGP, encoded by the exons ATGTCTGCCCGGGTAACAGAGGAAGTCATGAGATGGGGTCTGCGCTTTTGCAGCCGCATGTCTCTATGGCAACAGCGCAGCTTCCTGGAGACAACATCAATTAAAGACAAATCTTTCCCTAGTCAGCAGTTAGCACACATTTGGGGCACAAGGCAAAGCCAGGCATGCCTGGATAGGAGTATTGCTAGTTCAGTGAGGTATTACTCACAGTGTAATACTTACAATGCAGACTTGGAAGAGAAGGAGCAGAATCTCTCTTCTCCACTGGCAGACTCTTCGCTGCTCGCTGAAATCCAACCTGATGCGACCGCCTcaagacagaaacagaagaGCTCACCCTTTATGGAACACCTGCAGCGTTGTGGCTCCCCATCAGACGTGTTGGACCTCACCTGTCAATACTCACCCACAGTTCGACAGGTCAGCAACTGCCTGACCCACATCTGGTCCATCACCAAGAAGATGTCAGATGATCAGCGGCGCTATGAGCTGCAGCTGATGTTTGAGCATCCTGCTTTTGACAGCCTCCTGCAAAAGGCCATGAAGAGGGTGGGGAACATGCGCAATGACGACATGGCTCACTCTCTCCTGAGTATGGTCAAACTTGGTGTCCCCCAAAATAGCCGTGTGGTCCAAACTTTCCTCCGATCCTGCCAG GAGAATCTGAATGACTTTGATGAGAAGGCCCTGTCCATCTTGGCCTCCTGTCTGGAACATATGGAGGACTGTACCAACGTGGTTGCACTTAAGGAGGGCATGAG ATTGGTGGTTGAGGCCCGTCTTCCCAGGATCAAGAATGTAATGGCTCTCCAGACCATGATGCGTCTATTGGGGAAAGATGCCCCGCTTGACCTTAAACGGAAACTCGAG GCAAAGGCCTTATCAATGAAAGACCAGTTCAGCCTTCCCAACACCCAGTACATGATCTCCACTATGGCCACAATGGGCTTCTATTCCAGACCACTCCTGGATGTCTGCAGTAAGACgattaaag AAAACCTACAAGGAATCCCCTTCAACAGATTGTTTACAGTCCTGCAGTCCTGTTGGAAGCTGCACTACAGAGATGTTGAGCTTCTCACTGGCATTTCAGACTACGTCGCCTCTACGACAGACATCTGGACCAAGAAACAG GTGGTCCTCTTCCTGTCTATGTTTGAGAACCTTGCCTTCTGTCCCGCTGCCCTGATGGGGGCCTTTGCTGATAAGGTGATCGCCAATCCAGATGCTCTGACACGTAAAGACCTCCTCTGTGTCCTCAAGGTGTACTCCTCTCTTAACTATGACCTGCAGCACCAAAGACAACA GTTCCTGGATAGGCTGAGCCAGGCTCTTGACTCGTATCTGCCCAAAATGTCTGGCTTTGAGTTGTTAAAGACTGTTTACCATCTGTGTCTAATGGGTCACTTCCCCTCTGCACCACTGGAGCAACTCCTGCAGAGCAGTACACTGGAGAAGTTTAAAACGACAG CACCCAGGTTCCTCCCTAGCCAGGAGAGAATGTTTCAGACAGTGAACTTGTGCCTCCGTCTCGAGGGTCCTCCGCTCCCTCAGCCCCTGACGGTCCCCCCATCTGTCCTGGGAGACCCCGGCCCTAGCAGTCTATCGGTGAACCCGTTACTCTCGCAGGGCCTGCAGACTATGTTGGGGGACCAAGCAGACACAATGCTGCAGGAAATGGTGATGGTGGAGAAGTTCTACCTCATAG ACTGTGTGATCACCAAACCTCTGCCAGACCAAACCCCCGTGACTGAAGCCAGTGGCTGTGCAGGAGTAGAGGGTTCTCCAGCAGAGAGCAGTCAAAG AATTGCAGTAATATGTGCACCACGCTCTGGTTTTTGCTATGGCACGTCCAATCCCCGTGGTCATCTGGCTGTCAAGATTCGCCACCTGAAGCTCCTGGGATATGACCCTGTCTTG GTACCGGAGCACGAGCTGCAGTCTGCGACCGAGGAAAAGAAGACGGATTTCCTAAGGGGACATATTTTTCCACATCACAAAAGAGCAGACACACAACCTAAAGCGGAGCACCCGGGACCTTGA